A segment of the Triticum urartu cultivar G1812 chromosome 1, Tu2.1, whole genome shotgun sequence genome:
AAGAAAGAAGCAAAAAAAATTGCGCTAATGGAAAATGAAACTGAATGGTAGTGAATGATGACATTCATCTCCTCATTGATGGCATCAATATTTTGGTTTCAGTTCCATATCTTCATTAGTACATTGGTTTCTTCATACCGTGCGTGCTAGCATATTTTGTCATGCAACAACTTGGAATGATTTGCCTACTAATGGGAGACGAAACTGACCACTTGATAGGATTTTTAGTGCGTCTGTTTCTCCTCTCCTTAATGAGAATTAGTGTTTAGTGTGTCCATTTCAGTTTCATCTCGTTACTCCTATAAGAGGTCGCTCCTCTTCCAGACGAGACACAACTCCTCGTGTTGTTCCAGAGCATTGCACCGTCTACCTCTTTCCCATCTCGCTTCCCGGCCTGCACCGGAGAGTGAGACAACAGGCCTCCGAAACCCCGCCTCTTGTGTCATCCAGTACAGAAGAGGGACGATCAGGTTTTTTGGAGAGTGTCCTTGCGCGACTGTTGGATTCTTGTTTATCGTGACTACGAACGGTGACATCACCGACGACGAGTTCCCCAatgacgacttcttccccgacgtcaaCGACCTTTTCAGCGACATGACGATCGGGACATCGGCGTGTTCTTCTACTCTGCCATATGCCATCTTATCGTCACTGTTAGGTCTAGCATTTGATTTATTGCTAGTAGCGATTGTCATGAATATGATGCATTTTGCTTATGTTTTTGATTGCATGACTAGTCTCAACGAATTGTTGCTAGTTTTTAGTTTCACCACTATATTTCTATTCATATTTTATCCACTATTTTTCTGGATTAAACTAAACGCAAAATGCCTAATTATTCAACAGGAACATGAGCAGCAGCTGCAGCAGATCCGGCGTTGTATAGGAAGAAGCATCAGAGCCTGGGCGGCTGCGAAGTTATGGAAATGCTTGGGAGATGCTTGTGTGGCCTTGCTCTCTTTGAGATGGTTCCGTCAAGTCTTTGGCCTTGCGTTTGCATGTGGCACTTGCAGCACCACTCGTGCCTACTGCTGCTTCCAAGAAAGAAAGGTCTCCTGTTGTTCCCCAGGCAACCAATTTGTGGCCGATTTGACACGGCCGGTTACCATCAGCATCTAAACAGATATACAAATCACGGTTTAAAAAGTTCAGTTTGTCAACAAGTCAAAGGTCAATGTCTTCTCAACAAAGCAACTATGCTGAATGTCATAGCCCAAGTTTAAATCAGATTCCAGTAGTACGTCTCTTGTGGCTACCATGAACCAATCCCTTGAAATTTATCTACCAATCAGAACATCACTAGCTGCGCTGCGAATCTTATATAAACAGTGTTAATCAGAAGCAGCAGAGAGCATGTTAATCGGCAAGTTCTTATTACCACCGTGGTGGGTCTGTTGCCGGTGCGGCTCTGGCCACGGCAGCTCTGGACCCGCGTTCTCCGGTGTATTTGGCTCGCTGGCGTTCTCTGCCAGGCAGAGCTTCATAGGGGTGAGTATATAATTTTATTACTGCATTAAGAAGGTTCAACGTGACAATTAAAATGTGGAAAATTGCCTCACTCCGCAAGACATTGTACGGACGAAAGAGACAGTTAACGCCCTAGgttcttttttccttttccgCTAGGCATATCGGTAAGTATTTTCATTCCGCTATAAAAGTATTTCACCTTTTTTTTAACATAATACAGAGTCAAGCACTCATACATACACTTATAATCTCATCCCTATGAACGCGCACACGCATGTCTTATctctatgagcaccttcgagagaagGAGCCGGTATACGTCTGTAGGaacatctcctcccactgaaagcgcatcgtcggaaatcctaaaataaattcaaaaaataatGGGAGCACCAGGACTTGAACCCCGATGGACTGGGATACCACTtaccctctaaccatccaaccacacaAGTTGGTTCACAAAAAAGAAAAGTATTTCGCCTTGTCAGTTTTAGAAGAACCCTCACGGAAATGAGAAATACACTGTCAACATGTCCCAAAACCTGAAACTTTTTGTGTCGTGCCGGTAAGTCCTACACCGCTCTGAGTCCCTCATGCCGCGCGTACCCCAGCCCACCCTGGTTAAAATATTGCAACCCTATATCATGTTCCTCTCCCACCATTCGCCGTCACCTTCTCATCCATCGGTAAATGAGTGAAACAATACATAAAGATACATCATTTTCTTACGCAATAACCTTTCacttctttctttttcttttcttgcATGTTATGTCACTTGATTGAGACTTGGTTAAATCTGAGTCGACTGAGACCTAGCCACACCCATATTTAAAAGCATAGTGTTGGGAAGATGATAATTAAGGAGATCCACCCTTGGTTGTGCAAAATAAAAGCTATACTATTTGATAATAATAAGTAGTACAAGGACAAATGAAATATAATTGCTTGCATATATATAGCAAAATATAAATGAATAGTTATAGTAAATAGATAATAATAGCGGCCGAGTATTTAATAGCATTGTTATGGTAGATAGAATCATGATCCAACAATGATAGAAAGAAAGCTGATATTAACAAAATAAATATATGATAGAAAGAAAGCTGATGATAACAAAATAAATATATTGAATGAATCATGTTGAATTTGGATACTCCTACTAAGCCGCACAGATGCGCAGGCTATTGGCCTTGGTTGACCAGGGCCATGAACTCGTCATCCGCGATGAGCCTTGCAAGAGCCTCCGGAGCCAGGCAGAGCTCCATGCCGATTTCACCTTCGCGCCCCAGCTCGTACACGGTGGCCCTTCCGTCAACCTTGTTCCCGCCGCCGCTCCGCACCGCCACCGGCCTCCCCCACCCAAAGTCGTTACCGAACACGTCGAACCGCGGCGAGTTGCCCGTCACCAGCAGCGCCGGGTGCCACCACCCGACCAGGTACGCGAACCGTGGCTCCGTGTGCCACGCCGCCGTGGACCCAACCAGGGCCGCCTCATCGCACGACGCCACCGCGCGGTTCAGCCGCCACGCCGCCGGACACAGGCCACCGCGGAGGATCTCGCCGGCGGCCACCTTCGCCGTCGCGCACCGCACCATGGAGTTGCCCGAGTATAACTGGGGCAGGCGCTTCACTCGACCCCGGCAGCTGACCGCCAACGTGTAGGAGGTCTCCTGCTCCGGCCGGAGGCGCCGGGCGCGGGTCACGGCGAGCCACAGGTGCGCGAGCAGGGACTGCAGCGAGGAAACGGTGGCCGTGCCTGATATCTCGGCGTTGGCTCTCGCTTTGAGGCTCCTGATGCTCTCCGCGGAGAATGCCAAGAAGCATTCCTCCACGGGTGGGCCGTGGAACCGCCGCACGGCGTGATCCAGCGTCGGGAATGGAAGCGGCACGGGAACCGGGCAGCCGTCCGGGAACCACCGCTCCAGCTCGGGCTCCGGCGTGGTGATCGCCTCGCTGCTGCCGTTCCAGCTGCTGCGGCTGATCTCGGACCACGTGTTGAACAGGTGCCAGAACGCAGTCCCGTCCGCGACGCCATGGTTGAGCGATATGGCCACGAACACGCCGTCTGCGAGCTCGGTGACCTGGGCGGCGAGGACTGGGATGCGGGAGCCGCTGCGGCTGCCCACGGCGGCGTCGGCGCCGACCAGCCCGTTGAGAGGGAAGAAGGACCAGACCACGCGAGGGATATTCAGCGAGCCAGCCACGTCGGCGACGGTGGTGTCTGCCGCCACGGCGTGGACGAACTCGGCGCCGTGCCCGGTGCATTGCAGCGAAACGGTGACGCTGCCGCCGGTGTGTTCCTCGGTGGCGAGGCGGCCGGCGTAGGGGTAGAAACGTGCCACTGCGCGCGCCAAGGACTGCGCGAGGTGGTCGACCATGTGCTctgccgtcgtcggcgtcggtggccGGGGCAGGAGGACGCCCATCTGGATGTAGTCGACGGTGAGCATCTGCAGGTCCCACGGCGTGAGGTGCACCGTCTCAGTCGACTTTGGTTTCGTCGTCGTCTCCGTCTCCCCGTCGCTTGCCGGCCGCACCATTCGCCGAGACACGATGCGGACACCGTGCTGGCACGCAGATGCTGAGGCCTCCGTTGCCATCACCTCGCTGTGGCCACAACTCAGAGCGAGATGATGCTAGCTGGTTTAGTCAGCTGGATATGGTCAAAGATGGTGTGCGCTCGCCGGTGTGATGGATTTGGGAGACTCAAGGGGGAGGATATAGTCTTGGGGTATGTTTTCCAAAAAAAAAGGCTTTGGGGTAACCAAGAAATCTACGGCTAATAAGGCCCCTCTCAATGCTTCATCTTGTACAGGTGCTAATCCTTTGTAAAAAAATCTAATATGACAAGTTATTTAAGAGGAGAGAGATGAGTGTGGTGACCTCACGAAGAAACAATGCTAAATGCGTGAATCTAGGCAAAACATTTAAAGAAAAAAAGCCCATCAATACATGAAGAACTTTAGTTGCTAACTCATTAAATGAAGCAAGCTAAATACCTATGCATTGGGGAGTATAGTTGCCAAGCTATTTAATGTGCTTaacacctcatctaagcacctaTCCATTGGCAACAGCCTAAGACATTTATGAAAATCTCCACATTATCTCTACTcctaaaggggacttgatacatCGTTCGTTTGGTACCCTCACCCATCGATCAAACGCCATACTCCCCCGGTCGATTTTATCCATCACGAGGCTCCCCACCGGTTTTTTCTGTGCCAGGCTCCTCCACCTCCCATCTGGTTTTTCTAATGTAACCGTACGTCTGTACCCAAATCAGCCATACAACAAAAATCAACACCAATCACTAAGATTTCTAATGTAACCGAACCCAAATCAGCCATACACCCATCGCGAGGCTTTTCTTCTATCAATGGATTGATGGATACCACAAATCAGACATACAACTATTCCTCCTTCATATGTATGTCATACGAGAACGGGGGGTTGACCCGTTGGCTGGGCAGCTGAGGTTGCTGTCAGCCCACCCGAGTTCAAGTCCCGGCACGGACGCGCGGTGCTCACGGAGTTTTTTACAAAAAAAAGTCAACGAGTTTATATATATGTCATACAAAAGGCGCATTTTTATATGATTATTGTTACAGAACATGAGAGAGACAAAGATGTATTTTGGCGATATTCAAAAAGAATCCATTGACAAGGGTTCTGAGACGACGTCGTTGGAAGGGGATGAAAGTTTCGAAAGTTTTTTTTATAATATAATGATATGCAAACGGTGATATCTCATAACAAACCAA
Coding sequences within it:
- the LOC125520990 gene encoding uncharacterized acetyltransferase At3g50280-like, translating into MATEASASACQHGVRIVSRRMVRPASDGETETTTKPKSTETVHLTPWDLQMLTVDYIQMGVLLPRPPTPTTAEHMVDHLAQSLARAVARFYPYAGRLATEEHTGGSVTVSLQCTGHGAEFVHAVAADTTVADVAGSLNIPRVVWSFFPLNGLVGADAAVGSRSGSRIPVLAAQVTELADGVFVAISLNHGVADGTAFWHLFNTWSEISRSSWNGSSEAITTPEPELERWFPDGCPVPVPLPFPTLDHAVRRFHGPPVEECFLAFSAESIRSLKARANAEISGTATVSSLQSLLAHLWLAVTRARRLRPEQETSYTLAVSCRGRVKRLPQLYSGNSMVRCATAKVAAGEILRGGLCPAAWRLNRAVASCDEAALVGSTAAWHTEPRFAYLVGWWHPALLVTGNSPRFDVFGNDFGWGRPVAVRSGGGNKVDGRATVYELGREGEIGMELCLAPEALARLIADDEFMALVNQGQ